CTAGAGTCGGGTTCCGTGCCGCTGACCCTGCTTGCCGTCTTCCTCGGCGGCACCGCGGGCACCGGCCTCCGGTTCGGCGTCGACATCCTGCTCCCCGCCACCAGCGGATTTTCCGTTGCCACCCTCGCCATCAACCTGCTGGGTTCATTCGCGCTCGGAGTTCTCGTCGGCCGGGTCTGGCCGGTGGTGCCGCACTGGCTGCGCGCGGCCCTCGGCCCCGGCTTTCTCGGCGGCTTCACCACGTTCTCGGCGGTGACGCTCGCGGCGATCACACTGCCGCCGCCCATCGCGGTTGCCTATCTGGCGGCTTCCTTCCTCGGCGGGTTCGCTGCCGCACTGGCCGGACTGCGCCTCGGCCATGCCCGCCGCAGTGCCGACGAGATCGGACCCGAGCAGTGATCGCTCTTGCCGTCATGGTCGCGGGCGGCATCGGGGCGGTGCTGCGCTACCTGGCCACGCTGCTGCTTCCGCTGCCGTGGGGCGTGTTCGCCGTGAATGTGGCCGGCTCTGCGAGCGCCGGCGCGGTGCTGGCATTGTCGGATGTCGCGGCCTGGGACGCCGGCATTCAGCAGATCCTCCTCACCGGCTTCTGCGGAGGCCTGACCACTTTCAGCACCTTCGCTGTGGAGACCGTCGAGCTGGCCCGCGACGGCCGCTGGCGAACGGCCGTCGGCAGCGCCGCAGCCCATCTGATCGTCGGCGTGGCGGCGGCCGCCGCGGGGTGGTCCCTGATCGTTACTTTCACCTGATCAGAGGCCATTGACAACCGCCGCAAACGGCGTAACGTCGCCGCTCGTGACATCTGAGAGCCGCTCTCCGAAGCGGTGGATCATCGGCGACCCGCTGCCATCACATCACCTGGACGCGCAACTGCTGCCGAAGCACCTGGCGCTGCCGATCTTCGCCAGCGACCCGCTCTCGTCGGTCGCCTACGCCCCGCAGGAACTGCTGCTGATCCTCAGTCTCGGCGGGGTGGCCTTCCTCGCATTCGCGCCCTGGGTCGCCCTCGCCGTGATCGTTCTGCTCGCCACGATCGTCGTGAGCTACCGGAGGCTGATCAAGGCGTACCCGGGTGGCGGCGGCGACTACGAGGTCGCCTACAAGAACCTGGGTGAGAAGCCGGCGCTGGTCGTGGCATCCGCGTTGCTCGTGGATTACATCCTCACGGTCGCCGTCAGCGTCGCGAGCGGCGTCGACAACATCATCTCCGCGCTGCCGGTGCTGCACGACGC
The Diaminobutyricimonas sp. LJ205 genome window above contains:
- a CDS encoding CrcB family protein, translating into MPLTLLAVFLGGTAGTGLRFGVDILLPATSGFSVATLAINLLGSFALGVLVGRVWPVVPHWLRAALGPGFLGGFTTFSAVTLAAITLPPPIAVAYLAASFLGGFAAALAGLRLGHARRSADEIGPEQ
- a CDS encoding CrcB family protein is translated as MIALAVMVAGGIGAVLRYLATLLLPLPWGVFAVNVAGSASAGAVLALSDVAAWDAGIQQILLTGFCGGLTTFSTFAVETVELARDGRWRTAVGSAAAHLIVGVAAAAAGWSLIVTFT